In the Besnoitia besnoiti strain Bb-Ger1 chromosome XII, whole genome shotgun sequence genome, one interval contains:
- a CDS encoding 5-formyltetrahydrofolate cyclo-ligase (encoded by transcript BESB_022740) translates to MSSLPATSALSGSLSVREAKRALRQLLLSRRNGFHRARLLARSAQPAPPPPPSEWIGKENVGGNVQRRASPEGASAPRLLGEPRKVFHEAEKVAFANLHEARETQLQATRVLPQSHSRDEESDHGEREAEKRREAGHATGSRSEVPNDAEDARRSSPSDAGGDLGKALHGENIPPCSSSGWRNSAASSSESAKLSSGCPDSSAARAACATSSATRPPPSEARLITSVRGGSLARDAAAKGACAEKPRARGDLPAPAEADESGVRERDDEEGMQRRRSMEGAFQRLLGAVYPQVVHADGWLRSGKRSLVVAGYSPIGSELDSMFLLSLAESLGHVCALPSIEEKRAPLTFRQWFYGMPLVPGKFNIPAPAADCRHPVVEPDVLIVPLLGFDRVGRRLGYGGGFYDRTLDDLRRRRGLTEKTSRSKEKRDNFGPVGPISARLHAAEVAQQRKSSSLPLLVCGIAFDCQEVDEIPTEVFDEPLDCLLLERELRVFSPELAEALKPRQGS, encoded by the exons ATGAGTTCGCTTCCCGCGACCTCCGCACTGAGCGGCTCGCTGAGtgtgcgcgaggcgaagcgcgcgcttcggcagctgctgctgtcgcggcgaAACGGCTTccaccgcgcgcggcttctcgcgcgaAGTGCCCAGCctgcccccccgccgccgccgagcgagtGGATAGGGAAGGAGAACGTCGGGGGGAACGTCCAGCGACGCGCTTCGCCCgagggcgcctcggcgccgcgacttCTCGGCGAGCCCCGAAAAGTCTTTCACGAGGCTGAGAAGGTCGCCTTCGCGAACTtgcacgaggcgcgcgagacgcagctccAGGCAACTCGAGTTCTTCCTCAGAGCCACAGCCGGGACGAAGAGTCCGACCatggcgagcgagaagcggaaaagcggagagaggcagggcaCGCAACTGGGTCGCGCTCCGAGGTGCCGAATGACGCAGAAGATGCCCGCAGGAGTTCACCTTctgacgcgggcggcgacctcgGCAAGGCCCTCCATGGCGAAAACATTCCGCCATGCAGCTCCTCAGGCTGGCGCAATTCAGCCGCGTCTTCGAGTGAATCAGCAAAGCTCTCTTCTGGATGTCCTgactcttctgcggcgcgcgcggcctgcgccacCTCCAGTGCAAcaaggccgccgccttcggaggcgcgcctcaTCACGAGCGTTCGAGGGGGCAGCTTGGCGCGGGATGCCGCCGCtaaaggcgcctgcgccgagaagccgcgggcgaggggcgacctgccggcgccggcggaggcagacgagagcggagttcgagagcgagacgacgaggaaggcatgcagagacgaaggagcaTGGAAGGCGCTTTCCAGAGGCTGCTCGGGGCCGTGTATCCTCAAGTTGTTCACGCAGACGGATGGCTGCGATCAG GCAAGCGTTCACTGGTGGTCGCAGGCTACTCGCCGATCGGCAGCGAACTCGACAGCATGTTTCTGCTGAGCCTCGCAGAGAGTTTGGGCCACGTGTGCGCGCTGCCCTCGATTGAAGAGAAGCGGGCGCCTCTCACTTTCCGGCAGTGGTTTTACGGCATGCCTCTCGTTCCTGGGAAG TTCAACAttcctgcgccggcggcggactGCAGACACCCGGTCGTGGAGCCTGATGTGCTGATTGTGCCGCTGCTGGGCTTTGATCGCGTCGGGCGGCGTCTGGGCTACGGCGGCGGGTTCTACGACCGCACGCTGGACgacctgcgcaggcggcgcggcctcaccGAGAAGACCTCTCGCTCcaaagaaaaaagagacaacTTC GGGCCGGTCGGGCCTAtctcggcgcggctgcatgcggcggaagtcgcgcagcagcgaaagAGTTCTTCGCTACCGCTCCTGGTCTGCGGGATCGCCTTCGACTGCCAAGAAGTCGATGAAATCCCGACAGAAGTCTTCGATGAGCCGCTGGACTGTCTGCTTCTCgagcgcgagctccgcgtcttctcgcccgaGCTGGCAGAGGCGCTGAAGCCGCGGCAAGGCTCCTAG